A window of the Leptospira bourretii genome harbors these coding sequences:
- a CDS encoding TRAP transporter large permease produces the protein MGSWGILLLLLALILLRQPLIVLMGAITVYCYYFLPDPPLESLQELNSIIGDLFFAGDKEILLAIPLFIIAGNLMTHGSIARRLIRIAQAMTAPIPAGLAIAGVFSCGIFAAISGSSPVTLIAIGGLMYPSLTKAGYPTQFSMGLLASGGTLGIIIPPSIPMIVYAIMVGVSVTDLFIAGIGPGILLMSLLMIYSVLRAGNVGRGKWDWAEIRVAWKEGVLALLMPVVILGGIYSGFFTATESAAIAVFYAILVEVFIHKELSFPKIPKIMAESAEMLGILFLILILAVSLNKFMIENEIPQNLVATMSELISSPVTFLIGVNVLLLIVGMFMDIMSAILVLAPLLAPMAVNYGINPVHFGIIMIVNLEIGYLTPPVGVNLFVASGIFKQPLGKVIQSVAPIVGLFLIGLILISWIPDISLGLLGSEAAAPTP, from the coding sequence ATGGGTTCTTGGGGAATACTCCTACTCTTACTCGCTTTAATTTTACTCAGACAACCATTGATTGTACTGATGGGTGCCATCACGGTCTATTGTTATTACTTTTTACCAGATCCACCTCTTGAATCTTTACAAGAACTCAATAGCATCATTGGAGATTTGTTCTTTGCTGGTGATAAAGAAATTCTTCTAGCAATTCCTCTTTTCATCATCGCAGGAAATTTGATGACCCATGGAAGTATTGCTAGGCGACTCATTCGGATTGCCCAAGCGATGACTGCTCCCATTCCTGCAGGACTTGCCATTGCAGGGGTATTTTCTTGTGGGATCTTTGCAGCCATTTCTGGATCTTCACCGGTGACACTCATTGCCATTGGTGGGCTCATGTACCCTTCTCTTACCAAAGCCGGATACCCAACTCAGTTTTCTATGGGTCTACTTGCCTCAGGAGGAACTCTAGGGATCATCATTCCACCAAGTATTCCAATGATCGTATATGCGATTATGGTGGGAGTTTCTGTGACGGATCTTTTCATTGCAGGGATCGGACCTGGAATTTTACTCATGTCACTCCTCATGATCTACTCCGTGTTACGTGCGGGAAATGTGGGTCGAGGAAAATGGGACTGGGCAGAAATCCGAGTCGCATGGAAAGAAGGAGTTCTTGCCCTTCTTATGCCTGTGGTCATTCTCGGAGGAATTTATTCTGGATTCTTCACAGCAACAGAATCAGCTGCCATCGCAGTGTTTTATGCCATCCTTGTGGAAGTGTTCATTCATAAAGAACTGAGTTTTCCTAAGATTCCAAAAATTATGGCAGAAAGTGCAGAGATGTTAGGGATTCTATTCCTCATCTTAATCCTTGCAGTCAGTTTGAACAAGTTCATGATCGAAAACGAAATTCCACAAAACCTTGTGGCAACAATGTCTGAACTCATTTCAAGCCCTGTGACTTTCCTCATTGGTGTGAACGTTTTGTTACTCATCGTGGGAATGTTTATGGATATTATGAGTGCAATCCTCGTTCTTGCACCTCTACTGGCACCAATGGCAGTCAACTACGGAATCAATCCAGTTCACTTCGGAATCATTATGATTGTGAACTTGGAAATTGGTTACCTAACACCACCGGTGGGTGTAAACCTATTTGTGGCATCGGGAATCTTCAAACAACCGTTAGGGAAGGTCATCCAATCAGTAGCCCCTATTGTGGGACTATTTCTCATTGGTCTGATCCTTATTAGTTGGATTCCAGACATTTCTTTAGGATTATTGGGTAGTGAAGCGGCAGCACCGACACCTTAA
- a CDS encoding TRAP transporter small permease, producing the protein MKFVERILNTLSFGEKWAGGICFLLLTLLMIADVSKREVIDKVFSWVMDVTEAYPNTSVAGFVGDWSVYIAESIHGGTSGFLEWLGLGGIIWAQKLSLYFMLWGGLFGSALASAKGSHLRPEIADKVLPKAILHYVKIIEQWVIALFFLFLAYLSVIYVLESISLDEVNPVTEIHLWKVQMIFPYIFLSMGFRHLCYGIFPALIPSDINEATEALELAEKELSESNSRGNH; encoded by the coding sequence ATGAAATTCGTCGAACGAATTCTAAATACTTTGAGTTTCGGCGAGAAATGGGCGGGAGGAATTTGTTTCCTTCTGCTCACTCTTCTCATGATTGCTGACGTTTCCAAACGAGAGGTAATCGATAAAGTTTTCAGTTGGGTAATGGATGTCACAGAAGCCTATCCCAATACCAGTGTTGCCGGTTTTGTTGGGGACTGGAGTGTTTACATCGCAGAATCCATTCATGGTGGAACTTCAGGGTTTTTAGAGTGGTTAGGCCTTGGTGGAATCATTTGGGCACAAAAACTGTCCCTCTATTTTATGTTATGGGGTGGTCTTTTCGGATCAGCACTTGCCAGTGCGAAGGGTTCGCACCTACGTCCAGAAATTGCAGATAAAGTACTACCAAAGGCGATTCTACATTACGTAAAAATCATCGAACAGTGGGTGATTGCCTTATTCTTTTTATTTCTAGCTTACTTATCAGTCATTTATGTTCTAGAAAGTATCAGCTTAGATGAAGTAAATCCTGTAACAGAAATTCATCTATGGAAAGTCCAAATGATATTTCCTTACATATTTCTCTCTATGGGTTTTAGACATCTCTGTTATGGAATTTTTCCGGCACTCATTCCTTCTGACATCAATGAAGCCACTGAGGCTTTGGAACTTGCGGAAAAAGAACTTTCCGAATCGAATTCACGGGGGAATCACTAA
- the dctP gene encoding TRAP transporter substrate-binding protein DctP has protein sequence MFLRQLKYLVCVSITLTISGGLFAQTTVKLATVAPEGSPWANELAKIKKKIESESQGQIKFKIYPGGQMGGENEILQQVIRGKLQGAGLTAGALANTVKELNVLEIPYLFNSYAQADCVLDDHLQEDFRKLFEAKGLIFVTWAENGYRSIGTKSAPVKTPDDLKGIKIRIQESPVHIAYWKQLGVSGIPIAIPEVLPSLQTGVVEGFDNTPLFTLAAEWQTAIKYFTLTRHIYQPAAILYSKKFWDTLNDDQKKTLMGEGNKLAPGARQAVRSIEKNMIATLKKADVQVYEPSNADLAGFKAAANAVSGQVVGKIGGQSKMIFDKIQKAKAACGG, from the coding sequence ATGTTTTTAAGACAATTAAAGTATTTAGTTTGTGTAAGTATCACCCTCACCATCAGTGGGGGTTTATTTGCTCAAACAACCGTTAAATTAGCAACCGTTGCACCGGAAGGATCTCCATGGGCAAACGAACTTGCGAAAATCAAAAAGAAAATTGAGTCGGAATCACAAGGCCAAATTAAATTCAAAATTTACCCTGGTGGACAAATGGGTGGAGAAAACGAAATCCTCCAACAAGTGATCCGCGGGAAACTGCAAGGTGCTGGTCTCACAGCAGGGGCTCTTGCAAACACTGTCAAAGAATTAAACGTATTAGAAATCCCATACTTATTTAACTCTTATGCACAAGCGGACTGTGTTCTTGATGACCACTTACAAGAAGACTTTCGCAAACTCTTTGAAGCAAAAGGACTCATCTTTGTGACTTGGGCAGAAAATGGATACCGTTCTATTGGAACAAAATCCGCTCCGGTCAAAACACCAGATGACCTAAAAGGTATTAAAATCAGAATCCAAGAATCTCCAGTTCATATTGCGTATTGGAAACAATTGGGTGTGAGTGGAATTCCGATTGCCATCCCAGAAGTTCTTCCTTCCCTTCAAACAGGTGTGGTAGAAGGATTTGACAACACTCCTCTTTTTACTTTGGCAGCAGAATGGCAAACAGCGATTAAATATTTCACTTTAACGCGCCATATCTACCAACCAGCAGCCATCCTTTATTCCAAAAAGTTTTGGGACACTCTCAATGATGACCAAAAGAAAACTCTTATGGGAGAAGGTAACAAACTTGCTCCAGGGGCAAGACAAGCAGTTCGTTCCATTGAAAAGAACATGATTGCCACTTTGAAAAAAGCAGATGTTCAAGTTTACGAACCTTCTAACGCTGATTTGGCGGGATTTAAAGCAGCAGCAAATGCCGTTTCTGGCCAAGTAGTAGGTAAAATTGGAGGTCAGTCCAAAATGATCTTCGACAAAATCCAAAAAGCAAAAGCAGCTTGTGGCGGATAA
- a CDS encoding TRAP transporter TatT component family protein, translated as MYQTKHWSKFAVAALVFVSVVACGKSRQVKISDSNVERATSPAKLPADLEKLWKNRQNEQDLRQALVGLEKFALENPQYSDVKVLLCRGNYLLSDGHLWLKLTGDADADEKVKEESIQYYDAAVTWCEAALAANPKFRDKVVKEKLEIEKALDVLGPQDIDALYWRYASLAKWSRMVGFTTLLSNRSKFSAMINRAKEIEKAMGKEYFYSATLRYDAASNALSPTGDKKLADKLFEEAIAKHPNYFAVRVLYAESRLKGNEDKFKKQLEFVLKGKAASLPEIEADQIVEQRKAKKLLDEL; from the coding sequence ATGTACCAAACGAAACATTGGTCAAAATTCGCAGTGGCGGCACTCGTTTTCGTTTCCGTCGTTGCTTGCGGAAAATCAAGACAAGTAAAAATCTCTGACTCGAACGTAGAGCGAGCAACCAGCCCAGCAAAACTTCCGGCTGACCTCGAAAAACTCTGGAAAAACCGCCAAAACGAACAAGACCTGAGACAAGCTCTTGTTGGTTTAGAAAAGTTTGCTTTAGAGAACCCTCAATACTCTGACGTAAAGGTGTTACTCTGCCGAGGAAACTATCTTTTAAGTGACGGACATCTTTGGCTAAAACTTACAGGTGATGCCGATGCAGACGAAAAAGTAAAAGAGGAATCCATTCAGTATTACGATGCTGCCGTGACTTGGTGTGAAGCAGCTTTAGCAGCGAATCCAAAATTCCGAGATAAAGTAGTCAAAGAAAAATTAGAAATCGAAAAGGCTTTGGATGTTCTTGGACCACAAGATATCGATGCTCTCTATTGGAGATACGCATCCCTTGCTAAATGGTCAAGAATGGTAGGGTTTACAACGCTTCTTTCTAACCGTTCAAAATTCTCCGCAATGATCAACCGTGCGAAAGAAATTGAAAAAGCTATGGGCAAAGAATACTTCTACTCTGCAACACTCAGGTATGATGCAGCAAGTAACGCTCTTTCTCCCACTGGAGATAAAAAACTAGCGGACAAATTGTTCGAAGAAGCTATTGCAAAACACCCAAACTACTTTGCAGTTCGTGTATTGTATGCAGAAAGCCGCCTCAAAGGAAATGAAGACAAATTCAAAAAACAATTAGAATTTGTGCTTAAAGGCAAAGCTGCTTCTCTTCCAGAAATTGAAGCAGATCAAATTGTAGAACAACGTAAAGCTAAGAAATTACTCGACGAACTATAA
- a CDS encoding LIC11661 family lipoprotein, with amino-acid sequence MNTALFLFRFSTFIFFGLFVFGCTNYSTTASVQAPPTLISITNNGNSNFTIKVRAQNPEFIFQGYRIYSGATENLAQNPADLNLGESCILAQSTIVQPVDYIFEIDPSTNPNTAGVSCRIFATLTPGTYIAMRTLGLSVNLQNSTSSYKVSMSSNALIVP; translated from the coding sequence ATGAACACTGCTCTCTTTTTATTTCGTTTTTCTACCTTTATTTTCTTTGGTTTATTTGTGTTTGGTTGCACAAATTACTCCACAACGGCCTCTGTTCAGGCCCCACCCACCTTGATTTCCATCACGAACAATGGAAATTCTAATTTTACCATCAAGGTAAGAGCCCAAAACCCGGAATTTATCTTCCAAGGTTATCGCATTTACTCAGGTGCCACGGAAAATTTGGCCCAAAACCCAGCTGATCTCAATCTGGGAGAGTCTTGCATCTTAGCCCAATCGACGATTGTCCAACCTGTCGATTATATCTTCGAAATCGATCCCTCCACAAATCCCAATACGGCGGGAGTATCTTGTCGCATTTTTGCCACCCTTACACCTGGAACTTACATCGCAATGCGGACCTTGGGGCTCTCTGTAAATTTACAGAATAGCACCAGTTCGTATAAGGTTTCCATGTCTTCCAACGCTCTTATTGTCCCTTAA
- a CDS encoding DedA family protein, whose product MDFLQTLVSIFMQYGYFAVFGILILCGFGLPVPEDISLTAGGVISGLGYANVHIMFLVGMAGVLLGDAFVFWLGSYYGEKALTLPILRTVLHPERFDKVREQFKKYGRWVVFFGRFMPGLRMPIFFTAGTSKQISFIRFFLTDGFAALISVPIWVYLGYYGAHNFDELMGWVRNGQTIILVLVGVSIAGLAFYWWRRKHRESRGEK is encoded by the coding sequence ATGGACTTTCTACAAACTCTAGTTTCCATTTTTATGCAATACGGTTATTTTGCCGTTTTTGGAATTCTGATCCTTTGTGGATTTGGACTTCCGGTTCCAGAAGACATTTCCCTGACTGCTGGTGGTGTCATCTCCGGTTTGGGTTATGCCAATGTACATATCATGTTCCTTGTGGGGATGGCGGGTGTTCTCCTGGGTGACGCCTTTGTCTTTTGGCTCGGGAGTTATTACGGTGAAAAGGCACTCACCCTTCCCATTTTGAGAACCGTCCTTCACCCCGAACGATTTGACAAAGTCCGCGAACAGTTCAAAAAATATGGACGTTGGGTGGTCTTTTTTGGGCGTTTTATGCCTGGACTTAGAATGCCGATTTTCTTCACCGCGGGTACTTCCAAACAAATTAGTTTCATTCGTTTTTTCCTAACGGATGGGTTTGCAGCCCTTATCTCGGTTCCTATTTGGGTCTATTTGGGGTATTACGGGGCCCATAATTTTGATGAATTGATGGGCTGGGTTCGCAATGGACAAACCATCATTTTGGTTCTCGTCGGTGTCAGCATTGCCGGACTGGCCTTCTATTGGTGGCGGAGGAAACACCGCGAATCCAGAGGCGAAAAATAG
- a CDS encoding deoxyguanosinetriphosphate triphosphohydrolase produces the protein MKKGRNWLLEEEEKILAPYAVRSKNPGEREHFEPEHPYRLPFQRDKDRIIHSHAFKRLEYKTQVFVYSEGDHFRNRLTHTLEVAGISKTISKVLGLNEDLSETIALAHDLGHSPFGHAGQEALSELMRGQGGFEHNKQSLRVVQKLERRYPEFPGLNLCGETLLGIMKHGGDYESSELLDVRRDLGPSLEAMVVDSSDEITYSAHDLEDGLESGLLELADVKELEIWKRMEDALPKISSFDIDSFSRSAGRVLLNLMVSDLIDNIEERLQKFSISSREDVSIAFQTQKKLVQFSPEFQNEFKELKSFLFRKLYRHPEVSRMSERGKETIFLLFKHFESHPESIPESYRNREEEEGRARVICDYIAGMTDRYAIEKLKREGILWFPY, from the coding sequence ATGAAGAAAGGGAGAAACTGGCTCCTAGAAGAAGAAGAAAAAATCCTTGCCCCTTATGCTGTTCGGAGTAAAAATCCGGGAGAAAGAGAGCACTTCGAACCGGAACATCCTTACAGACTTCCTTTTCAAAGAGATAAAGATCGTATCATTCATTCCCATGCGTTCAAACGATTGGAATACAAAACTCAAGTTTTTGTCTACTCGGAAGGGGATCATTTTCGAAATCGACTCACCCATACATTAGAAGTGGCAGGGATTTCTAAAACCATTTCCAAAGTTCTTGGGTTAAATGAAGATTTGAGTGAAACCATTGCCTTAGCTCATGATTTAGGGCATTCACCTTTTGGTCATGCCGGCCAAGAAGCACTTTCAGAACTTATGCGAGGGCAAGGTGGGTTTGAACACAACAAACAGTCGTTACGTGTTGTTCAGAAATTAGAACGCCGGTATCCTGAATTTCCTGGACTCAATCTTTGTGGTGAAACTCTACTTGGGATTATGAAACACGGAGGTGATTACGAATCCTCTGAACTACTCGATGTTCGGAGAGACTTAGGGCCTTCTCTGGAAGCGATGGTAGTGGATAGTTCTGATGAAATTACATACAGTGCACATGATTTAGAAGATGGATTAGAAAGTGGACTTTTGGAACTTGCCGATGTAAAGGAACTGGAGATTTGGAAACGAATGGAAGACGCACTTCCTAAAATTAGTTCCTTCGATATTGATTCTTTTTCAAGGTCGGCAGGAAGAGTTTTACTCAACTTGATGGTATCGGATTTGATTGATAACATTGAAGAACGATTACAAAAGTTTTCGATCTCTTCCAGGGAAGACGTTTCCATCGCATTTCAAACGCAAAAAAAATTGGTTCAATTTTCTCCGGAGTTCCAAAATGAATTTAAAGAACTCAAATCCTTTTTGTTTCGCAAACTGTACCGTCACCCAGAAGTATCCCGAATGAGCGAAAGGGGAAAGGAAACAATATTTTTGTTATTTAAACATTTTGAATCCCATCCTGAGTCCATCCCCGAATCGTATCGGAACCGAGAAGAAGAAGAAGGAAGAGCACGAGTCATTTGTGACTACATTGCTGGAATGACGGACCGGTACGCCATTGAGAAGTTAAAACGAGAAGGGATTCTCTGGTTTCCTTACTAA
- a CDS encoding glutathione S-transferase family protein, protein MYQLYAHPRSTYSMRVHIYLRYRNLPYETITIALDKLENRKRPFLQINPYGKVPVLKDDDFLLAESSAIIRYLEEKHSFTNPFFSEDLKSRALLNQAINRCESEFCFPGSVIYFSKKFVPPEKWDTNRMKDSSKRIGRHLDILEGILETNEYLHENKFGFLEILYAPFIKNIDMMETKLPPPVENWIKRVLVNETVREVLGNE, encoded by the coding sequence ATGTATCAGTTATATGCTCATCCCCGTTCCACTTATAGTATGCGTGTACATATCTATTTGCGATATAGAAATCTTCCTTATGAAACCATAACGATTGCTTTGGACAAACTAGAAAATAGGAAAAGACCATTTTTGCAGATTAATCCTTATGGGAAAGTTCCCGTATTGAAGGATGATGATTTTTTACTCGCAGAATCATCGGCTATCATTCGTTATTTAGAAGAAAAACATTCATTTACGAATCCTTTTTTTTCGGAAGACTTGAAGTCCAGAGCTCTTCTGAATCAAGCCATCAATCGTTGTGAGTCAGAGTTCTGTTTTCCAGGAAGTGTAATATATTTTTCTAAAAAATTTGTTCCACCTGAAAAATGGGATACAAATCGGATGAAAGATTCTTCCAAACGAATCGGAAGGCATTTGGATATTTTAGAAGGGATTTTAGAAACAAACGAGTATCTTCACGAAAACAAATTTGGATTTTTAGAGATTCTTTATGCTCCTTTTATCAAAAATATAGATATGATGGAAACTAAACTTCCGCCTCCCGTTGAAAATTGGATCAAACGAGTGTTAGTGAATGAAACCGTCAGGGAAGTTTTAGGAAACGAATAG
- a CDS encoding phosphorylase, with amino-acid sequence MLPFNPKQTLVTGAFVGEIDLLKASGQFPHLDVMGIGNLEAAVQLSEYLSKNGNIRHMVFFGSCGAYEWSGIRIGSFISPNRVYSKEISHALKISKQIPESPEFYELTPDKSLQTAACNAPTTITLIDLKHPPEESWKNLEIENLELFGISKVANKFSVTVTAYLAVTNLVGPNGSSDWAKNWKPLSHSLQNKFLFVS; translated from the coding sequence TTGTTACCCTTTAATCCTAAACAAACACTTGTTACGGGAGCTTTTGTTGGAGAAATAGATCTCTTAAAAGCTTCTGGACAGTTCCCTCATTTAGATGTGATGGGCATTGGAAATTTAGAAGCGGCAGTCCAACTTTCAGAGTATCTTTCTAAAAACGGTAATATCCGTCATATGGTTTTTTTTGGATCTTGCGGGGCTTACGAATGGAGTGGAATCAGAATCGGATCCTTTATTTCACCAAACAGAGTGTATTCGAAAGAAATTTCCCATGCCCTGAAGATATCCAAACAAATTCCAGAATCTCCCGAGTTTTACGAGCTGACTCCAGACAAATCCTTACAAACCGCAGCATGCAATGCACCTACAACCATCACTCTAATCGATTTAAAACATCCACCCGAAGAATCGTGGAAAAATCTAGAAATTGAAAATCTAGAATTGTTTGGAATTTCTAAAGTTGCCAATAAATTTTCTGTAACCGTAACAGCCTATTTAGCCGTGACCAATCTTGTAGGGCCAAATGGATCTAGTGATTGGGCCAAAAATTGGAAACCTCTCTCCCACTCTTTACAAAATAAATTTCTATTCGTTTCCTAA
- the argC gene encoding N-acetyl-gamma-glutamyl-phosphate reductase, producing MKQTKIAIIGAGGLTGKELTKLLAHHPGFELVHVTSNQVNGKHIREVFPDLSHLPNLEFHKHEAPVPKDAGIVLATPNEVSLEKAPEFLGEGRKVIDLSGTFRLHNQSKFEKAYQFPHTKFSLMDQVVFGLPELFREKLKNANFVSNPGCYATSAILPIALLGNLRKEIQGPVIVDAKSGVSGAGGRTEEIKFAYTNVYENFRAYKILTHQHEPEMEEYGFVGSDEKEIHFTPHLLPIYRGILSSIYLTFPKGISIEQVKEKFQTATEKEPFVRLYQTPEEVEIRKVQNTNFLDLGFRIKGNTLVIISALDNLVKGAAGQALQNLNLMYGYPETEGLVTL from the coding sequence ATGAAACAAACAAAGATTGCAATCATTGGTGCCGGTGGTCTTACCGGGAAAGAACTTACTAAACTTTTGGCCCACCATCCAGGTTTTGAGTTGGTGCATGTCACATCAAACCAAGTAAATGGCAAACACATCCGCGAAGTTTTCCCTGACTTAAGCCATTTGCCTAATTTAGAATTTCATAAACATGAAGCACCTGTTCCTAAAGATGCGGGAATTGTGCTTGCCACTCCTAATGAAGTTTCTTTAGAGAAGGCTCCAGAGTTTTTGGGAGAAGGAAGAAAGGTAATCGACCTTTCAGGAACCTTCCGTCTCCACAACCAAAGTAAATTTGAAAAAGCTTACCAATTCCCTCATACAAAATTCTCATTGATGGACCAAGTGGTCTTTGGTTTGCCGGAACTCTTCAGAGAAAAACTAAAAAACGCAAACTTTGTTTCGAATCCTGGTTGTTATGCGACTTCTGCGATTCTACCGATTGCCCTCCTTGGAAATCTTAGAAAGGAAATCCAAGGTCCTGTGATTGTGGATGCAAAATCGGGTGTCAGCGGTGCCGGTGGTCGAACTGAAGAAATCAAATTTGCTTATACCAATGTGTATGAAAATTTTCGAGCTTATAAAATTTTAACCCACCAACATGAACCAGAAATGGAAGAATATGGATTTGTCGGATCGGATGAAAAAGAAATTCATTTTACTCCCCACCTACTTCCCATTTACAGAGGAATTCTTTCTAGCATTTACCTTACCTTTCCAAAAGGAATCAGCATAGAACAGGTAAAAGAAAAATTCCAGACCGCAACAGAGAAAGAACCTTTTGTCAGATTGTACCAAACTCCAGAAGAAGTAGAAATTAGAAAGGTGCAAAATACAAACTTTTTAGATTTAGGTTTTCGTATCAAAGGGAACACTCTCGTCATCATCTCCGCACTCGACAACTTAGTCAAAGGGGCAGCAGGCCAAGCCTTACAAAATTTAAACTTGATGTATGGTTATCCTGAAACAGAGGGACTTGTTACCCTTTAA
- a CDS encoding sensor histidine kinase has protein sequence MGRSQSKSQFDSDSEVEVAITDNGPGIPDSLQNQIFQPFFTTKDQGEGFGLGLSVSKEIIKNQNGRIQFESLPGKTTFSVILPVAE, from the coding sequence ATCGGGAGAAGTCAAAGTAAGAGTCAGTTTGATAGCGATTCGGAAGTAGAAGTTGCCATTACCGACAATGGTCCGGGAATTCCCGATTCTCTCCAAAACCAAATTTTCCAACCATTCTTTACAACAAAAGACCAGGGAGAGGGGTTTGGACTTGGACTTTCTGTATCAAAAGAAATCATTAAAAATCAAAACGGAAGGATCCAATTTGAATCTCTACCTGGGAAAACAACTTTCTCTGTGATTTTACCAGTTGCAGAATGA
- a CDS encoding Tll0287-like domain-containing protein: MITIKSLNLRTAFLMGAIFFGFSCQTKTIDYENLAIAITDEAKTNLVQKLTTAIAEGGTKQAIPFCKINAVGFTNQLGKKHGVELRRITNKPRNPSNALSKEEKDIFLEIEKLKTTAGVFPKKTITSDTSVTVYIPVLVGGLCLQCHGEPNLDIKKETLDVLEKEYPGDLAKGYRLGDLRGLFSVKFPK; encoded by the coding sequence ATGATTACAATCAAATCCTTAAATCTTCGGACCGCATTTTTGATGGGAGCTATCTTTTTTGGTTTTAGTTGTCAAACCAAGACAATCGATTATGAAAACTTAGCAATTGCCATTACGGATGAAGCCAAAACTAATTTGGTTCAAAAACTCACGACTGCGATTGCAGAAGGAGGGACAAAACAAGCCATCCCGTTTTGTAAAATAAATGCCGTCGGATTTACAAACCAATTAGGTAAAAAACATGGAGTTGAGTTACGAAGGATCACAAACAAACCTAGAAATCCTTCCAATGCACTCTCAAAAGAAGAAAAAGATATTTTTTTAGAAATAGAAAAATTAAAAACAACGGCAGGTGTATTTCCAAAGAAAACCATCACGTCGGATACTTCTGTGACGGTATACATTCCCGTTCTCGTTGGAGGTCTTTGCCTTCAATGCCATGGGGAACCAAACTTAGACATCAAAAAAGAAACCTTGGATGTTTTGGAAAAAGAATACCCCGGTGATCTTGCAAAAGGATACCGACTGGGGGATTTAAGAGGACTTTTTTCTGTGAAATTTCCTAAGTAA